CACTGTCCCATATTTACAACCAATTGTTGTATATtttgataattaaaaaaacaaaaaaaacccaaaagaaatatgaaaactCCATCACCCTCcctcaaaaaaacaaaccaaccaaccaaccaaccaaacaaacaaaaccaaaataaaaaccacaccAGAAGAAACACAATCTCCTATGGACAAATATTTCCAAGGTTTTGGAATTTAATACACAGCTACTCAACTAACAATTAACATCTGCTCTTAGTCCCAAGCACGTTCTTATCAGTTACAGTCAGACACCCTCTTTTGCCCCATTTGCAGAAATGGTCCCAGATGTTCTGTCTGACCATGCCTGTGGAGCATTTGCAGATGGGTCTTTCACAATTGTGGAGCAAAATACtgcactgtaattttttttagtttgttctATAATATTGTCTTTCGTAACAATTCATAAAAATTTCTGTGCAGGAAATCCTCACCCAGGTCTAAGTCTTGCTCACAGtccaggacagaaaaaaaaaaaaaaaataacagcataTAGATGTTAGCACTTAGCTGAGCAGCTGTGTATAAAACTTGCTCAGGTCTCCCAAATCCCCCATGAGCTGCCTTCCTATGAACAAGTTTGCCACAAATACCTACTTCACCCCAAATACctatacatttcttttcttaattttatctGGGATGTACcttcattttatcttttttctcttctagtGAGTGTTTTGCAGCCTTGCAACATGTCTAATTGCTTTGTAAATGCTTATTTTAGTGTGAAAATCCTGATTTCTGAACATAAATTACTTGTGGTTAAGAAATACACTGGTGCAGTTAGTTTTGTGTCTGCAGTACACACGAGCTCTTTTTGAATGGTAGAGCATAACACCAAAGCATTGTTACAATATTTGATTTGccaaaatcaaatattttcaaaaccCCTCTGAGCAGGGGGTTAGGTGAGTTCCTGTGATCCCTTCCAGACTAGATTATTGTATGTTGCTTTAATATGGAAATGCCTATGGTTCAGTGTCCTATTTCAGACTGCtttgtataaatatatacatcTTCTTTTTATATATTGCTTTGTATATCACTTTAGTTAGTAATATAGTTAATTTGCTCTAAAGGAGACCCTCTCAGTGAAACCTAGGTTAAATAATGGTCTTGCAATAGTGATTTCAGAGTATTGGAGTATTTTTATGGAAAGATGAAATTTGATCTAGAATATCACAAGACTCTGTATTTTGTTAATGTTCACTGAAATCCATTTAACTCAAATTTTAATCATTCATAGAAAGTGTAGACTATTTTTCCTACATTTTTGTCTTTGTGAAACATTCCACAGGACTGTGTTTTCCCACTTCAGTACGTCTctcattatttccattttagCTCCAGATACACCTGTTATTGACCAAGCCTATTCCAAACTTAGCAACAGTATCACAGTGGAATGGAGAGCAGTACCTGGGGCTACTAATTACATGCTGACTGCACAAGATGGAGATTCCTTTGTTGAAGCTATAGTGAAAAATTCTCCAGGCACAGTGACGGGACTGAAGCCTGCCACCTTGTACCGAATCACTGTCAGATCTATCAGTGCTGGAGGAAAAAGCCAGCCTTCACCTTTCAGAAAAGTAAAAACAGGTCAGCTTTCAAAATCTTATGTCAAATTCTGTCTGTTATTATAACATAAAGCATTTATGCATGTACCAGTCCTGAagtattataattttttttaaattgtactgatcacatttttctttcagtttttgaagactagaattcagccatCTGATTTAATGACCAGGACAAAAGTCTGAATTAATGGTTTACTTTATGATGGTACAGTAAGTTAAAAGTTCAGCTGGGAGTTTCACTAGAATTTGTatgaatatatgtattttacTTTAACAAAAGGCATAACTTGAAGgaatagaagaaataaagaaacaacCAAAAGTATAAGATAGGAAGACAATGTGAAACTTAGAGGAGAGGAAATGCAGTATCTTCTTGGTGATCTTCATTCTTCAACACATGCAGCCCTTCCCACTTTCTGTATAACTTTTGTTCATTTCACAAAACATGTAATACAATAATTGATGCACCAAATCACTTTCCAAATTTGTTCTGTTGATCttgcattaatttattttttctgttttttttgtCGCTGAATTTGTCTCTCAGGGTtagtggttgtttttttctgtacatTCATTTTAAATTTGGCCTTTTCAAGCTGTCCTACTGAAAAACCAAAagcataattttgttttttcttaacaGTCCTGGCTGCTCCGGTCCTGTCTGTTCGTTCTCCGAGCTGTGACTCCATTGCAGTGAGCTGGAAAGCTGTGCCTATGGCAGCTGGCTTCTCTGTGGCACTCATGAGATCAGATGGCTTGGGCAGAGTGCTGAGGCAGAACACCACCAACACCTCCCTGATATTTACAAATCTAGATCCAGGAACTCTGTATACTGTCAAGGCTTATGCCTGGAATGCCAATGGGATGCCTGGAGATGATTTCACATATAACCAAAGAACAAgtaagaaattttcttttctgaaaccAAGTCAGCATTCGAAGAACAACACAGCAACAATATACCAGAAAGTatttgtgtgtatttgtgattgtATTATGTTTTTCAAAGATACATTGAGTAGATTTTCAGATTATATTTTTGCCCCATCTCAAAGTTTATGAAAGCTCAGGTGACATGGCTATGTTTAGTGAACAGTACTGAGGCAAAGATAGCAATTACTGTCACTAAAGTACACTAAAGTACAACTGAAGTTGTACTTAGGACAGGTCTGGATAAGGGTTACACAAGCTCAGACTGATTTGGAGGATTTTTCTAATTGAGAGaagcaaatattcaaataagCAGGGAGTTTCAGCCATGGTCAACTAGAActacttcttttttaaaatgtaattttatcatAAATGAGGGTAAAGTTTGCACtcaaaaaaaatgcatttagttCACAAGTTGAGAAAGAGATCGTGTCTGTAGGCTATAATCTAAGTTATATTTATGTGTTCCAAATTGATATACCATAGGTCCTAATGCACCAGTGGATGTTAAAGTAGCTTTCAATAGCGGTGCTTTAAGAGCTGTTGTCTCCTGGATGCCAGCAGAAGGAGCTCTAACTTACAGTGTCACAGTCTCCAGTGGACTCCTGAAACTGAGGTGTAACACATCTTCTGCCTCCTGCATggtgccatccctgcagtgcagctctgaATATGATGTGTCTGTCACAGCACACAATGATGCTGGATCCAGTGAACCTACTGATGCAGTGAGCTTAAAAACGAGTATGTGTCACTGATTATTATGTAGCTTATGGCATTTTAACATCTATTTCTTTAAGTTCAAATGTAAATGAGTCCACTGCAATTCACAGGTGATTCTCAAATAGTTCTGCTTCTGACCTTTGTTCATGAATTATGTCATATACTTCTCTCTTGCAGGGGTAAGAGCCTAagcatttttcatatttctatGACAAAAACTTGCAGTGGTGGAACCACTTTGTGAGGAAATGACATTAAGAACTGCCTCTGAGCATAGAACTGTTCTGGGTCACATCAAGTTTTAGTTAGAAAGGGATCAACAAAAGCACATTTAGCCAAAGTAACACCACTAGACTAAATGAAGAAACCATCAACCATATTCAGGACAATAGCTTGCTCAGTGCAGCTACAGCACCACTGCCATGTCAGAGATTGTTGTTTCCTGACCTGTTAGATGAACTGCCCATGTAATCAAAATCTAAACAATTTCTTCATATTATATGCTACTTGAAATGCACAACATTATGTACTTAGTTATTTGATGTAATCTGCCTCATTTTGGCTTTTGATAGGAGATCAATCATGGGAGCAACTCTGTGGTGCATCTAACAGGATGAGAGAGCCTTATGCCAGACAGCTATGAAGCTGTGGGCTGTAATCTCAGCCAACACTGCTTCAGCTAGATCACATATATTCATTCTAATAGCAGCAAGCTGCACTTTACTGAACTAGAAAGAaagtaaatattatttaaacaaAAGCCATGGAGTTTGCAATTCAATGTGGCACTTTGGAATGCCAACAGAAAGGAAACCTAAGCAAAGGACAGTTCTACTCAGCCACAGCCAGTAAATTTTATAAAAAGTATAAAGGGTTTCCACACATAGAGGCTTTTGGATGCCAACTGCTATTCATGCTAGTGTTCCAATTATCATCCAAACCTACTATTTGTGAGCACACACTGTGCCagtttcttttgaaatattgCCTGGCATCACTTTTTGTTCAGAGGGCTCCTTAAACAAATGTCTCTGTAAAACATGATGGTAGTATCTATTTTGTTGTGTAAAAATCATATCCACTTGTCATCTAAATATAAGCACCAACCTCTGTAAAGGCAGCTAAATTGCTGCTTTCTTGATCAAGACAGAGCAACTGTTCAAGCTGAGTAGAATAATTCTATATTCTGTGTGATTCAATATATCACTGATTTTCCTTTATTCCCCAAGAGTAtaacttcaagaaaaaaaaaattgtattgagaatttgttttcatttctttttcagttccTTGTGCACCAGTAAACATATCAATTGAGGAGGATGAACCTGGGCTCTTGCTGGTATCATGGTCTAGTGTCAGTTTGGGTCATTATTACGTGGTTTTTGTGAAGAGTGATGATGGCTTGGAAGTGCACTGCAACACATCACATACTCAGTGCCATTTCCAGTCAGACTGTGGTTTCACTTATTTCATCAGTGTCTTTGCATATAACAAGGCAGGACAGAGTCCTTTAGGTGATGTACTCAATTACACTACTGGTAAGTAGCCATGTATTCCTGCAAATTCATTTGGATCCTTTAACTGTATTTATGGTTGAGCTGTTTGGACATTTTTATGGGAAAATAATGACTTAAAGTTCTATTTTTATTCAGGTTTTGGGCATAACACACAAAGGTtggcagagaaaaagaaacagttcACATTGCAATTAAACTTAACTTGCATAGTCAAGTGCAACAACATGCATACAAATTTGAAAACAGTTTAACAATTCACAATCATCAGGCAAGGACATATGAATAACACACAGACCTGGCATAACATTTGAATTCTAGTCCTGTCTGGGTTTTTGGTTCTTTTTGGTTTTACCTCAGGAAGGGTGTACCAAAGTCTTCAACTTCCTCATACTTGGAGGGAGTTTTCATacttggaaaatgaaaaaaatagtaAGTTTAACATTGAAAAGAACATTGTTATTTAATCTCTAgacctttaaaattttaaaccaaAGATATGTATAATTCCTGTGTCTGACCTAAACACTAGTATGTCCTCTGTCGATTTGGAAGGAGTGGCACTGAATTAATTTAAGAAGTAAATCTTGGATTCATTGGGCTGTTCGCACAGTACCGGTCAACTTTGGAGAAGGCATGAAGCACATAGATAAATGAAACAAGGTTTTTATTAGCACCATTTCCCCACTCCCATTCGGGTTTCCCTGTCTGCCTTTCTGTCCGCAGCTCCTTGTTGCCCAGGTGACTTCAGGGCCGTGTTCGTGTCAAGCGACACGGTGCGGGTGGCCTGGGCTCCCGTGCGGGGCGCGGACCTGTACGAGacgcgggcggcgggcggcggcggcgtgCTGCTGTGCCGGGACACGGCCGCGGCCTGCACGCTGTCGGCGCTGCGGTGCGGCACCCCCTACAACATCACCGTGCGCTCCTTCAGCGAGGCCCGCGGCAGCAGCGCCGCGTGTGCGCCTCACTGCGTGCCAACAGGTACCGATCGCTCCTGCTGCTCTAGCTGAGCTAATCGTTATTATACAGCTCAGTGATTCGTGCATAAAAACGTTACTGGAGAGCTAAGTTGCTGTCTAACTAAGTTCACTgataaaaattttttaaaaaacagcaaCTCCAAAACTGAAAGTCCGTAAGAATACACTATAAGAGGGGGAACTTATATCAAATTTGTATTGAAAGCTTCTGATAGCTTCagtattttgaaaatcagaattaCAATTTATACACAAAATCCTTACGTTGTCTGTTCTGTCACAATTTCTAAATTCTCACCAGGAGTAAAGCATATAAAGATCATATGCTTTTCTGAAGTGATTTAATTTTCACATGTAACTTATGTAGTATGCATAAATAATCTGTTTAAATactattaatattaaatatttcagctccctgcagtcctgaaattaaaaatatctcaaaGGAGGGTCCATCTGTAATCAGTGTGCAGTGGCAAGCTAACAATGAAGAAGCTATGTACGTTGTCACTGCCAGAGGAGAGGCTGGACTTTGGCATTGCACAAGCACCAGGAATTCCTGTTCCCTAATGGATCTCCCCTGTGGATCTGCTTTCTCTGTAAGTGCTATAGCAAGatcagcagcaggacagagcttaCCAAGCTACAGTATCCCTTTAGAGACAGGTATGAGGAATTTTATATAGTTCAACATACTTAGCAGCATAATATTAAATAGTTCTATGACTCTATGGTTTTGgctattttttatttacaatatATGCACATTGTACTATGTATTGCTGGATGCTGTTTTTGTAAACCTGTCTGTATCTTTGTGTGTGACAAGGAAGGGACATTTGGCAGTTGCCTCAGACTGAGAGGCCTTAGTGCAACCAATTATCTTCTGGCACAGCTAACTAAAATGCAATAACATATGCCACTAATGTAATGCATAATTCTTGTCAGCATTTTGACATTTAGTACTACCAGGAGAGGCAATGAGGTCATGTCCATGTCAACAAATAAACAGTTGTAAAGAACAAATTAAAGAACATCCTACCCACTATTCCTGCTATTAATTTaacaggttttgttttctaCCACCTCTCCAGGCAGAGATTAATATACACCAGGATCTAGTTTTAACATGCAGTTTGGCTGCAGACATTTTACATTGTAGAGGAAGAGACTTTAAACAGAGACAGAGCTGGAATGAGATATATGACTTGAGGGGTAGAGACAGACCCTGCTTAATTAAACTACAGATGTACTCTGATATTctgatgaaaaatattaataactTTTAGAATCTTGGTGAACAATCATTTTATAATAATTCCAGGGTTCTAACCCATAGTTAGAGACAAATTGATCTTACATTAACATTCTATGTATTAGAGGCTTGCCAGCAGAGTCAACTATTTTTAAGCATGCCTGAAAAATATGCACTTCTTAATTCCTTTAATCTTAATAACGTACTATTCTACCTGCAACCCTCCAAACAACTTCCATTTTCCAGGTACAAAACAGAATTAACTTCTCtgtttttgttctctttcagCTCCTTGTTGCCCTAGTGACCTGATACTAACTCAAGTGACACAGTCAGTAACCAACATCAGCTGGTCTGTTGGGAGGGGTGCACAGACATATGTAACAACACTGGAGTCTCCAAAAGGACAGGCAAAATGTCACACACTTCAGACCTACTGTCTCCTGGGATGTATCACATGTGGCACCAACTATACAGTGTCCCTGAAAGCCATCAGTGAGACGGGTTTGACATCCAGCTGCACCTATCAGGGATATTCTTCCAGTACGTCAAGTGTAAATGCAATTGGGAAGAAACCTTTGTGTGGTGTTCCTCTCATAAAAATAGCAAAGCTGAAATTCAACACACAGCTAATACACCTGCAGTTCCCTCTTTAAATGAATGCACTTCAGATTATTTGCCTATAATCAAGACTTGTTCTTTCAACAGCCATCAGCTGGCCATATAAAAAAGTTCTAATAATATTGctccagaaacattttttaatttaaattatgcTGTGGCATAATTAAATTTTAGAGAACTCAAAAGGATTCTGGGCATTCCAAAGTAGGTCTTATGCCAGGTGAGAGCAACAACATTCCAACATGTAAAAAAATGACAGAATTCCCACTCCATAAAATGACACTAAATAAAACTCTTCTCTCCTAGTTCAGTTTAAGAATTATTTTGGCTTTGTGAAAGAATAACTTTCTCTTTGAAATGCTGGTAATCATAGTAATCTGATTTAAACTGCAGTCTAGAAATTTATAATACATTGTGAGTTCACAAAATTTGCTCATTAATGTTTTGTACTTCCTTAGGTGCTTGCTGCCCTTCTGGGGTGAAGCTCTATAGACTCAGCAACAATGGCATCAGGGTGTTCTGGCGAGCTTCTGATGAAACAATAAACTACAATGCTGATTTACATGGCTCAAAGGGCAACTTCAGCTGTACCCCCAGCTCGGGTCTGAGTCACTGTGATATCACCAGGATACCCTGTGGGGATGTCTACACTGTGCTGGTGGCTCCAGTGACCAAGAAGGGGTCAAAGCTCACATTCTGTCCTAAGAAAATATATTCAGGTAgaatttaaatttgatttttttttttattatttttttttttatgctagATGGCTACAATGTAATCCAAAGTTATGCAGGTAAAGGTGGCATGGAGTAAACCTT
This DNA window, taken from Melospiza georgiana isolate bMelGeo1 chromosome 9, bMelGeo1.pri, whole genome shotgun sequence, encodes the following:
- the FNDC7 gene encoding fibronectin type III domain-containing protein 7 — encoded protein: MRGAKSKSLAFTGVLLGCLEMVFSANTAPDTPVIDQAYSKLSNSITVEWRAVPGATNYMLTAQDGDSFVEAIVKNSPGTVTGLKPATLYRITVRSISAGGKSQPSPFRKVKTVLAAPVLSVRSPSCDSIAVSWKAVPMAAGFSVALMRSDGLGRVLRQNTTNTSLIFTNLDPGTLYTVKAYAWNANGMPGDDFTYNQRTSPNAPVDVKVAFNSGALRAVVSWMPAEGALTYSVTVSSGLLKLRCNTSSASCMVPSLQCSSEYDVSVTAHNDAGSSEPTDAVSLKTIPCAPVNISIEEDEPGLLLVSWSSVSLGHYYVVFVKSDDGLEVHCNTSHTQCHFQSDCGFTYFISVFAYNKAGQSPLGDVLNYTTAPCCPGDFRAVFVSSDTVRVAWAPVRGADLYETRAAGGGGVLLCRDTAAACTLSALRCGTPYNITVRSFSEARGSSAACAPHCVPTAPCSPEIKNISKEGPSVISVQWQANNEEAMYVVTARGEAGLWHCTSTRNSCSLMDLPCGSAFSVSAIARSAAGQSLPSYSIPLETAPCCPSDLILTQVTQSVTNISWSVGRGAQTYVTTLESPKGQAKCHTLQTYCLLGCITCGTNYTVSLKAISETGLTSSCTYQGYSSSACCPSGVKLYRLSNNGIRVFWRASDETINYNADLHGSKGNFSCTPSSGLSHCDITRIPCGDVYTVLVAPVTKKGSKLTFCPKKIYSVTCSGSSVGMVIYRGKSNAKHI